The genomic region GAACTTGAAGGCATATAGCATATCATGTGACAAATATTGACGTGTTAATAGCTTTATTTTTCAGCACCATCTTACTGGTAAATACATGTTAAAAGACATTATATAAAAACAAAACTAGCTCTGTATGAATGTCTTCAAAACCCTAGATTAGAATAATCCTTTCTAGATATTTGTTATTATGTATGTGAACTTAAAATGCCTCATGCTTCAGTTAATTACAACCGACAGAGACACTTGAAAGTATAGAGCAATATGTAGTTTTGAAATCTTCTATTTAACTTTatgaagagtaattagggatgggcaataaattctggcattgccagtgacactcacattccatgaaagaataaaaatagaaAGTCTCCCAACTAATATTCTACTGGTGTGATGTGGTTTGCAGCAAAATTGGTCACTGCTATTTTCATGTTGATATAAAGTGGTTTTAAGTACACATCAACATGAAAGTAGCCATAGGACTGAGTATGGTAGCTGCAGTATCAGGGTAGCATTAGCTCTTCAGTTGTTTTGCTTAGGATGTTTTTCTCCTTGTTGCAGCATGATGGATCCTGTCTATGGAATTACTGGTAATAGCGACATGTGACAGTATTTGTTTGCTATTTCTCATAGCAGTGGTATTTTTCATACCATGTACACTACGTGGCACATTATAGGAAATAATGGATATGTGTATAATGCAGTAATCAAATCAAGCAGTTCGCATGAAGCTCAAACAGTCTGTCACCATCACCGGAACCCTTGACTACTGCCTTGATATCACTTCTTGGTATCATTAATTATTTataattatatattttatatatatatattgttcaTTTTGTGGGGTGGAATTATATTGTGTCAGCTCATTTTTTCAGCCGCTGTCACTGTTGACAGCAACTACTTGCTTGCTTCATATTATTGATGCACAGTGAAGTTCACACTGAAGAATTAATGATTGCTCTGTGTTGATCACAAGGTGTGCTTTCAATGGATTACTGGGGAAGGCAATGGTGAGTATATTTATACCATGTGTTCATTTATCGCTGGTTATTTATTCTTGATAGTCTGTAGTTGTGTCAGATCTGTGGCTTTTTGTTTTTCATACCACAGGACTTTTAGCATGGATAGCATCATTCTCACAATTAGATATATTCCAGCTCTTCATCATGCCATCGTCTTCCAAACCATCTCTTGTTTGTTTCATTGCTTATTATAACTATCTGTCATTCATTTGCCCCTGCTTTTTTGTGCCTCCCAGCCCCTGCAAGTGAAAAAGCAACTGAGAATCAAAGAGAGAGAGTattaaaagagactggcagctaatataaaagggaatctcaAAGTCTTCTATTGGTATATGAATAGTAAAAGTGTGGCAAAtggaggaatggggctgattaaGTAccgaaaaggggatttatgcatgaagGCAGGAGgtataactgaggtattaaattaatactttcatctgcctttaccaaggaagaagatgttaccctgaacacagtgaaagaagaggtaattaatatgctagaaggatttaaaattgataaggacgaGGTATTGGATAGACTGTATGTAGTCAATGTTGAttaggcaccaggactggatgagatgcatccaaacatactgagggaagtgagagtggaaattgcagaggcactttcaataattttctagtcttccttagactcagggtggtgccacaggagtggagaattgcaaatgttacacccttgttcaaaaacagATGTAAAGATAAGCTTAGCaagacaggccagtcaatttaacttcagtggtgggggaatttctagaaacaataattttgaacaaaattaacagtcacttggacaaatgtgggctaattaaggaaagccagcatggatttgttgagggaaaattgtgtttgactaatttgctgaaatctttttgaagaggtaatagagagggttgatgaggttaatgctgctgatgtggtgtacatggacttccaaaaggcatttgatacagtgccacacaatagacttgtgagaaaagttataactcatggaataaaagggacagtagcaacatggatacgaaattggttgagtggtggttaatggatgtttttcatactggaggaatgtttgtagtggagttccccaggggtcagtgatgggatccttgctctttctgatatatattgatgaccttggtgtacagggcacaatttcaaaatttatggatatgaaacttggaagccttatgatctgtgaggagaatagtgtagaacttcaaaaggacatggacaagtaagtggaatgggtggacaagtggcagatgaaattaaatgcagagaaatgtgaagtgattcaatttggtaggaagaacatgaagagacaatataaaataaagggtacaacactacagggggtgcaggagaaaagggacctggatgtatatgtacataagtcattgaaggtgacaggacagattgggagcacagttaataaagcatatagtatcctaggttttattaattggggcatagactacaagagcaaggagattatattaaatgtataaaacactgactcagcctcaactggagtattgcatccagtacaCATTTGGAAAGGTGTAAAGGCATTGGCAAGAGTGCCAAagaaattcacaagaatggtttctgggatgagcaacatcagttatgaaaatagattggagaagtttggactattttccttggtgaagagaaggccgagaggagatttgatagaggtattcaaaatcatgagggaactGAACAAAGCAGATAGAGAAAAAACTGTTCCACTAGTGAAAAGATTGCaactgaaagggcacagatttaaggtaataggcaaaagaagcaatggtgacatgaggaaaaacttttttgagcagtgagtagttaggatctggaatgcactgccagagagtgtggtcgaggcaggttcaatcaaagcaTTCAAAGAGGAATTAGATAGATaactgaaagggaagaatgtgcagggttatggggagaaggcagcggaatggcactaagtgaattactcattcagagagccagtacagacacaaagtgttgaatggcctctttctgtgctgtaacaattctctgattctATAAATCACACCATGCTGAATGCTGCTCTCAGTCCCTCCCTGATACATCTTTCTTCCTGCCTTTTATTCACTccctcccaacaacttgctgttttGTCTTGCCCATCTAAGTATTACAAAATTATTATTTGTACACTCAAACTAAACTGATCGGAACTGAACCATTCAGCAGTATCAgcaaccacccccacccctgaCATACCATTAAACTCACTTAAAATAAGGACCCACATGTTTTACCTACAAAAGATGGGCTGTATGGTAGAATAATATCACATATTAAATTACTAAGTGTGTATTTCAGTTTCCCACAGCAGTCATCCTGTATGCCTGTTTGAATTAGAATGGCAAACTTGACAATAATTAATATCCTATGATCAATTCTATGCTATGGACTAATGCCCACTTAGAATTGGGAGGAAGTTGTCCAAATTTTAATTATTCAATTTAGTACTTGTAAAATCAGGAAAGAAAGGAAGTGTGCATCTTATCTCTCTGAAAGATTTGAGGCCAGCTCCTCAAAGTTCAAGAACATATTTTAATCTTCTTGATGGCATTACATTATTTTCCCATTCCTTTATATTGAGTTGCAAGAAATCCTATAGATTTACACCAAAAAAAGCACAAAAATGATTCTAAGGGAAACATTTGTTTTTAACAGATTATTTTCCATGAATCTTTAGCAGGGATACTGGAAATTTGCAGTCATGTTTTTATTATCAGAATTCAAGAAAATGGTGCCAACCTGTGAATGCCACACTTTCCTACAAAAATCATCAACTGCACTCCCCAATTGTTCACCTATCATATGATGCAGCTCTGTGGGATCAGACTCTTGATGCATACTGTGGACCAAAATTCCTGATATTGCAACAACTTTGCAAGATTAGAAATTTCTGGCTGCAAAATACAACATAAATTGATCAAATGAATGCCTCCACACATAGAGTAAGGGTGGATTAATGAGCCATTTCGAACAATGGATGATCAGATTTAGTAGCAGCAGGCCACAATTGTTCCTCAAGTAATAAGGGGAAATCCTCACAGTTCTAGCCATAATTATTTTGCAATGTTCCAGTGGCAATTCTCATAACTGGACTTGTCACATCAGCTGGGAGATGCTGAAAAGAACCTTCTGAATATGAACACTGGTCCTGATGACACTCTTTCCCTTGTGCATTATTTTGATCCTGAACACGCCAGTTGTAACATGCACAAAGGAGGGAAGCTCCGAGCTTGGCCCAGGTCTGTACTTGGGAATCAGAAACAAACTTAATGGAATCCGCTCACAAACTAAATCTGAATTGATAGCATCAGTGTCGGGTTTAACATTTCAGTTTTGGCAGTGTGCTGTGTGAATGTCCACTATTTGGATCATTATGAAAGTCAATTCAAATTAGGCACAGGATATGTCTGCGTGTCTCTCCATAGCTGTACACTGCACACGAGAAGTATGTGCTATAATTTAAGTCGCAGATAGGAGGCATGAATACCCAACAGATCGCGCCACATGCAGATATTTCGCCATGTGTCTACCCCGGAGAGGACATGCTGATTCCAGCACTATCTTTTCCAGTGAACGATTTTCAGCTAATTCTATAAAAGACAGTTGACAAGAACTCATTATGGGAGGGGTTTTGATGTAGTCGGGGAATAAAGGTCAATTAGTATATATTCATTCAAAAAGAATGCCAGCGAAAGAGCTATTGCAGTTGcctttatgtatatacacacacaagcaAGGAAGATTAATTCTAGGATCAACATGTTCAGACTCTATTTCCGACTGTGCCTGTAAAAGGAACCATGAAGCACGTATTGATTAGACGGGTGCATTAATATTCTGATAGACCATAATCTACTTTTTATTGATCAAACCATTCTTTTATAAACTGTCCGAGCTCTCTGCATCTCATATATGAGAAATTAAATTAGCTTTTTGCGCCTACGGAGTCttttcctcccccctcccaaccgcCACTGGCCGTGCTATTAAAAATCCGCAGAAAATCGGCCTCTCTATCAGTTGCAGAAATAACACAATTGCCCTGAAAGAGCTTATGCTTTCTGCAAAACCAATGTATATCTCGGAGAAAACGATGCTACTtaattgtatttatttatttccatCTTCTATTATATTAATTGTTGGGTTCTAAAAGCTCCCAGAAAGGAGCCCAATATCTCCCCTTGCTCACATTTAACCCTCACGATATCTGACTCCCGGAGACAGCCATCATATTCTGGACACGCTAGTGTCTCCTCTGCTAACATCCGAATAGGCGTGAAGCATTTTACACTGCAACAGTGCAAGTCCCAACACCCAGCACAGTTACGGGTGCTTACTCTAATTCGCATTACATTTGGTGTTATAGCTGTTTATTGATACTTgtttatacatttaaaaaaaaaaccttcatcCTATCAGAAGCTTAAGGGCACAAATCTGGTGCAAAGTGGAGTGCTAGTTGTAAGGTGGCTAATATGTTCGGAATATCCTACCTTCGTTTCTCGGAGAATAACATTTTATTTTGTAGGTTTTCGGTGTCAATGTTAAACCCGCTCCTACATCGCAACTCATTAAAGAGTCAACGCGCGATGCAAGATTGTGAAGATGATCCCGAACAAATCAGCTCCCCAGATGAGAAAAATCAGCTGCTTATTAATGCGATCAGCACCCAGAGCCTTTGCCAGTGCTGACAATATCTCTGCTGTATTAGCACAGTTCGCTGCTAATACCAACAGAATCACTTGGCGCAACAGAGACTGTCCGTTAGTGACGCCCCGACAACATGTGGCACGTGTCACAGAAGCAGAGACCCGAACAAACTGGAGGCATTCCTGAAAATGGTTGGGGTGTACCGTGCATTCAAGCAAAATTTATAAAAGGGGATACTTTCGGATAAATGACTGGCATCACGCAAAATGCTGTAATGAAATGTGATGTAGCGCGTTTTAATTGTAGGCAATGCCGAGACTTTGATATTATCGGTAGTAAATAGCGATGTGGGTTGGCGGTGAGGGTTTATTATCGGGAGATGTGACAAGAATATCCGGGCGTCTCCTCCCTGATAAAGTTTAGGATACTAAGTCCTAACTGTTAATAATTTGTTTTGATCATATATTTAGTACTCGCCTGCAAGCGTataggattttttttaaaatcaaaaaaTGGGAAAACAAGCAGGATTGCTTTggaagaaacagacacacacagtcagtataCCAAGAAGTGCATTTAGAGCAGAGATGAGGGTAAAATCACAGCAGCAAGAATGTGCCTTTGTGTGTATATGTGATATGATCTGATTAGTATGGGCACCTGTGTGAGTGCAGCTCACTAACTCTTTGGGCAAGTGGAGAGACTGGGACGCTATTTGCACAGCCAGGAGAATGAAAGCGACCCGCCCGCTCTGCCGCCGATTGGTGGGAAGAGGCCTGACGCACAGCAGCTCGCCAGCCAATTGGAGCAGGGCTCTGGGTGCCCTGGGTGCCCATTGGTTGGCGCGAAGAGGGCGCAACGCAAAAACAGAGCACTGAGCCCAGAGAGCTGCAATCTGTCAGCAGAGGGAAGAGTACAGGAGCCGGGCACTGcaacggggagggggggggaggcaaGAGAAAGCAAACAGTAGCAGGGGGGGTCAAGAACAGAAAGACAGGTTAAAAAAGAAAGAACCCAGTGAGATCCAGATTAGGGAGGAGAACTCCAGAAAAGTGTTTGATGAGAAACTCGAGACTCAATTGCCGTGTTTACACCGAGGATATGAGCGGCCGCTATGTCAAAGGGTTTGATGTGAAGCCAAAACCCCCGGGAATCTCTTTACTCAGGCCACTACCGAATAGCGTGAGATCAAAGGACCATTTCACTCATTAAAGAGAAGTTCAGTTTCGGATGCGCTGAGGCACGTAACTGGCGGACAAATGTGATGGAAAAAATCCAAGCAGGAGAGAGGGCGAACTCAATAATAATTAGGTTTCGCTTGAAAATAAAACGCCAGTGAAGTTGAGAAGGGACGGGAGTTGCTGTGGACTGTGGACATGATCTGCTTACTGCTCTTGGTTTGCTTCTTGCTCGAGCGGGTTGCCTGCCAGATCCGCTATTCGGTGCCCGAGGAGCAGGAACATGGGACGTTCGTGGGGAATATCGCCGAGGATTTGGGGTTGGACGTTACCAAGCTGGCGGCCCGCCGCTTCCAAACGGTGGCGAGCTCCAGGTCCCCGCACCTGGAGGTGAACCTGGAGAACGGGGTGCTCTTCGTCAACGAGAAGATCGACCGGGAGCAGATCTGCAAGCAGAGCCCGAGCTGCCTGCTGCACCTGGAGGTTTTCCTGGAGAACCCGCTGGAACTTTTCCGCATCGAGATCGAGATCGTGGACATTAACGACAACCCGCCGAGCTTCCCGGAGGCGGACCTGACGGTGGAGATCTCGGAGAGCGCCTCAGCCGGCACCCGCCTGCCGCTGGAGAGCGCCTTCGACCCGGACGTGGGCAGCAACTCGCTCCGCACGTACGAGATCACCCCCAATAGCTACTTCGAGCTGGACGTGCAGACCCAGGGAGACGGCAACAAGTTCGCCGAGCTGGTGCTGGAGAAGGCGCTGGACCGGGAGCAGCAGGCGGTGCACCGGTACGTGCTGACGGCAGTGGACGGGGGGTTGCCCCAGCGGACCGGCACCGCTCTGCTCACCGTCAGGGTGCTGGACTCGAACGACAACGTGCCCGTCTTCGAGCAGCCCGTCTACACGGTGAGCCTGCCCGAGAACTCGCCGGTGGGTACCCTGCTCACCCAGCTGAACGCCACCGACCGGGACGAGGGCAGGAACGGCGAGGTGGTCTACTCGTTCAGCAACCACGTGTCGCCCCGGGTCAAGGAGCTGTTCAGCATCGAGCCCCGGAGCGGCTGGATCGAGGTGAGCGGCGACATCGATTACGAGGAGAGCAGCCTGCACCAGATCTACGTGCAGGCGAAAGACCTGGGGCCCAACGCGGTGCCGGCTCACTGCAAAGTGCTGGTCAAAGTTACCGACGTGAACGACAACGCCCCGGAGATCAGCTTCAGCACCGTGTCCGACTCGGTGAACGAGAGCGCAGCCCCGGGCACCGTGGTGGCTCTGCTCAGTGTCACCGACCGTGACTCCGGGGAGAACGGGCAGCTCCAGTGTGAGATCCTGGGGCAGGTCCCCTTCCAGCTCAAGTCGTCCTTCAAGAATTACTACACCATCGTGACGGCCGGGCCCCTGGACCGGGAGCTCACCGACTCCTACACCGtcaccatcatggccaaagacagggGCTCCCCCCCTCTGGCCTCCAGTAAATCCATCAAGGTGCAAGTGGCTGATGAGAACGACAATGCGCCCCACTTCTCGCAGCCATCCTACGACGTGTATGTCACCGAAAATAACGTTCCTGGGGCTTATATCTACGCAGTGACAGCTGTGGACCCCGATGTTGGGCAGAACGCCTACGTCTCTTACTCCATATTGGAGTGCGATATTCAGGGCATGTCGGTCTTCACCTATGTCTCCATCAACTCTGAGAATGGATACCTGTACGCCTTGCGCTCCTTCGATTACGAGCAGCTGAAAGAGTTCCGTTTCACGGTGCAGGCCAGGGACGCAGGGAGCC from Heterodontus francisci isolate sHetFra1 chromosome 1, sHetFra1.hap1, whole genome shotgun sequence harbors:
- the pcdh10a gene encoding protocadherin-10a isoform X3 — encoded protein: MICLLLLVCFLLERVACQIRYSVPEEQEHGTFVGNIAEDLGLDVTKLAARRFQTVASSRSPHLEVNLENGVLFVNEKIDREQICKQSPSCLLHLEVFLENPLELFRIEIEIVDINDNPPSFPEADLTVEISESASAGTRLPLESAFDPDVGSNSLRTYEITPNSYFELDVQTQGDGNKFAELVLEKALDREQQAVHRYVLTAVDGGLPQRTGTALLTVRVLDSNDNVPVFEQPVYTVSLPENSPVGTLLTQLNATDRDEGRNGEVVYSFSNHVSPRVKELFSIEPRSGWIEVSGDIDYEESSLHQIYVQAKDLGPNAVPAHCKVLVKVTDVNDNAPEISFSTVSDSVNESAAPGTVVALLSVTDRDSGENGQLQCEILGQVPFQLKSSFKNYYTIVTAGPLDRELTDSYTVTIMAKDRGSPPLASSKSIKVQVADENDNAPHFSQPSYDVYVTENNVPGAYIYAVTAVDPDVGQNAYVSYSILECDIQGMSVFTYVSINSENGYLYALRSFDYEQLKEFRFTVQARDAGSPPLASNTTINIIIVDQNDNAPSIVSPVSKNGSAKELAPRSAEPGYLVTRLVAVDADDGDNARLTFYITKGNELGLFRMDWRSGELKTARRLSTSKKDSSAPYQLLIEVRDHGQPPLSATATILVMVVDSAVDRQGERGNRAGNPKENSLDLTLILIIALGSVSFVFLLAMIVLAIRCQKDKKLTIYSCLASECCSCCRQARNRKKKLSKSDIMLVQTTNTNPAQVSVEDGGFGHHSQNYCYQVCLTPESAKTDLMFLKPCSPARSTDADHNPCGAIITGYTDQQPDIISNGSILSNEIKHQRTELSFLVDRPRRVNSSAFQEADIVSSKDSGHGDSEQGDSDHDATNRAHNSGADLFSNCTEECKALGHSDRCWMPTFVPTDGRQGPDYRSNLHVPGMDSVPDTEVYEAPEQTGEKSFSTFGKEKTHPSNLEKKEYDALLPNTRAPYKPPYLTRKRIC
- the pcdh10a gene encoding protocadherin-10a isoform X1, giving the protein MICLLLLVCFLLERVACQIRYSVPEEQEHGTFVGNIAEDLGLDVTKLAARRFQTVASSRSPHLEVNLENGVLFVNEKIDREQICKQSPSCLLHLEVFLENPLELFRIEIEIVDINDNPPSFPEADLTVEISESASAGTRLPLESAFDPDVGSNSLRTYEITPNSYFELDVQTQGDGNKFAELVLEKALDREQQAVHRYVLTAVDGGLPQRTGTALLTVRVLDSNDNVPVFEQPVYTVSLPENSPVGTLLTQLNATDRDEGRNGEVVYSFSNHVSPRVKELFSIEPRSGWIEVSGDIDYEESSLHQIYVQAKDLGPNAVPAHCKVLVKVTDVNDNAPEISFSTVSDSVNESAAPGTVVALLSVTDRDSGENGQLQCEILGQVPFQLKSSFKNYYTIVTAGPLDRELTDSYTVTIMAKDRGSPPLASSKSIKVQVADENDNAPHFSQPSYDVYVTENNVPGAYIYAVTAVDPDVGQNAYVSYSILECDIQGMSVFTYVSINSENGYLYALRSFDYEQLKEFRFTVQARDAGSPPLASNTTINIIIVDQNDNAPSIVSPVSKNGSAKELAPRSAEPGYLVTRLVAVDADDGDNARLTFYITKGNELGLFRMDWRSGELKTARRLSTSKKDSSAPYQLLIEVRDHGQPPLSATATILVMVVDSAVDRQGERGNRAGNPKENSLDLTLILIIALGSVSFVFLLAMIVLAIRCQKDKKLTIYSCLASECCSCCRQARNRKKKLSKSDIMLVQTTNTNPAQVSVEDGGFGHHSQNYCYQVCLTPESAKTDLMFLKPCSPARSTDADHNPCGAIITGYTDQQPDIISNGSILSNEIKHQRTELSFLVDRPRRVNSSAFQEADIVSSKDSGHGDSEQGDSDHDATNRAHNSGADLFSNCTEECKALGHSDRCWMPTFVPTDGRQGPDYRSNLHVPGMDSVPDTEVYEAPEQTGEKSFSTFGKEKTHPSNLEKKEYDALLPNTRAPYKPPYLSCWPHEKNSRRSLDWTTIKGLINHSGGESTAKKKGGHFGNAGIIKTYATMTEKLGERNGVLTEGKVESNIIQLVV
- the pcdh10a gene encoding protocadherin-10a isoform X2; this translates as MICLLLLVCFLLERVACQIRYSVPEEQEHGTFVGNIAEDLGLDVTKLAARRFQTVASSRSPHLEVNLENGVLFVNEKIDREQICKQSPSCLLHLEVFLENPLELFRIEIEIVDINDNPPSFPEADLTVEISESASAGTRLPLESAFDPDVGSNSLRTYEITPNSYFELDVQTQGDGNKFAELVLEKALDREQQAVHRYVLTAVDGGLPQRTGTALLTVRVLDSNDNVPVFEQPVYTVSLPENSPVGTLLTQLNATDRDEGRNGEVVYSFSNHVSPRVKELFSIEPRSGWIEVSGDIDYEESSLHQIYVQAKDLGPNAVPAHCKVLVKVTDVNDNAPEISFSTVSDSVNESAAPGTVVALLSVTDRDSGENGQLQCEILGQVPFQLKSSFKNYYTIVTAGPLDRELTDSYTVTIMAKDRGSPPLASSKSIKVQVADENDNAPHFSQPSYDVYVTENNVPGAYIYAVTAVDPDVGQNAYVSYSILECDIQGMSVFTYVSINSENGYLYALRSFDYEQLKEFRFTVQARDAGSPPLASNTTINIIIVDQNDNAPSIVSPVSKNGSAKELAPRSAEPGYLVTRLVAVDADDGDNARLTFYITKGNELGLFRMDWRSGELKTARRLSTSKKDSSAPYQLLIEVRDHGQPPLSATATILVMVVDSAVDRQGERGNRAGNPKENSLDLTLILIIALGSVSFVFLLAMIVLAIRCQKDKKLTIYSCLASECCSCCRQARNRKKKLSKSDIMLVQTTNTNPAQVSVEDGGFGHHSQNYCYQVCLTPESAKTDLMFLKPCSPARSTDADHNPCGAIITGYTDQQPDIISNGSILSNEIKHQRTELSFLVDRPRRVNSSAFQEADIVSSKDSGHGDSEQGDSDHDATNRAHNSGADLFSNCTEECKALGHSDRCWMPTFVPTDGRQGPDYRSNLHVPGMDSVPDTEVYEAPEQTGEKSFSTFGKEKTHPSNLEKKEYDALLPNTRAPYKPPYLKGCGFEGPLYNLSARIKSDTVV
- the pcdh10a gene encoding protocadherin-10a isoform X5, with protein sequence MICLLLLVCFLLERVACQIRYSVPEEQEHGTFVGNIAEDLGLDVTKLAARRFQTVASSRSPHLEVNLENGVLFVNEKIDREQICKQSPSCLLHLEVFLENPLELFRIEIEIVDINDNPPSFPEADLTVEISESASAGTRLPLESAFDPDVGSNSLRTYEITPNSYFELDVQTQGDGNKFAELVLEKALDREQQAVHRYVLTAVDGGLPQRTGTALLTVRVLDSNDNVPVFEQPVYTVSLPENSPVGTLLTQLNATDRDEGRNGEVVYSFSNHVSPRVKELFSIEPRSGWIEVSGDIDYEESSLHQIYVQAKDLGPNAVPAHCKVLVKVTDVNDNAPEISFSTVSDSVNESAAPGTVVALLSVTDRDSGENGQLQCEILGQVPFQLKSSFKNYYTIVTAGPLDRELTDSYTVTIMAKDRGSPPLASSKSIKVQVADENDNAPHFSQPSYDVYVTENNVPGAYIYAVTAVDPDVGQNAYVSYSILECDIQGMSVFTYVSINSENGYLYALRSFDYEQLKEFRFTVQARDAGSPPLASNTTINIIIVDQNDNAPSIVSPVSKNGSAKELAPRSAEPGYLVTRLVAVDADDGDNARLTFYITKGNELGLFRMDWRSGELKTARRLSTSKKDSSAPYQLLIEVRDHGQPPLSATATILVMVVDSAVDRQGERGNRAGNPKENSLDLTLILIIALGSVSFVFLLAMIVLAIRCQKDKKLTIYSCLASECCSCCRQARNRKKKLSKSDIMLVQTTNTNPAQVSVEDGGFGHHSQNYCYQVCLTPESAKTDLMFLKPCSPARSTDADHNPCGAIITGYTDQQPDIISNGSILSNEIKHQRTELSFLVDRPRRVNSSAFQEADIVSSKDSGHGDSEQGDSDHDATNRAHNSGRSPRCILLQLGESRTVQDADFSTTAVNAAL
- the pcdh10a gene encoding protocadherin-10a isoform X4, which codes for MICLLLLVCFLLERVACQIRYSVPEEQEHGTFVGNIAEDLGLDVTKLAARRFQTVASSRSPHLEVNLENGVLFVNEKIDREQICKQSPSCLLHLEVFLENPLELFRIEIEIVDINDNPPSFPEADLTVEISESASAGTRLPLESAFDPDVGSNSLRTYEITPNSYFELDVQTQGDGNKFAELVLEKALDREQQAVHRYVLTAVDGGLPQRTGTALLTVRVLDSNDNVPVFEQPVYTVSLPENSPVGTLLTQLNATDRDEGRNGEVVYSFSNHVSPRVKELFSIEPRSGWIEVSGDIDYEESSLHQIYVQAKDLGPNAVPAHCKVLVKVTDVNDNAPEISFSTVSDSVNESAAPGTVVALLSVTDRDSGENGQLQCEILGQVPFQLKSSFKNYYTIVTAGPLDRELTDSYTVTIMAKDRGSPPLASSKSIKVQVADENDNAPHFSQPSYDVYVTENNVPGAYIYAVTAVDPDVGQNAYVSYSILECDIQGMSVFTYVSINSENGYLYALRSFDYEQLKEFRFTVQARDAGSPPLASNTTINIIIVDQNDNAPSIVSPVSKNGSAKELAPRSAEPGYLVTRLVAVDADDGDNARLTFYITKGNELGLFRMDWRSGELKTARRLSTSKKDSSAPYQLLIEVRDHGQPPLSATATILVMVVDSAVDRQGERGNRAGNPKENSLDLTLILIIALGSVSFVFLLAMIVLAIRCQKDKKLTIYSCLASECCSCCRQARNRKKKLSKSDIMLVQTTNTNPAQVSVEDGGFGHHSQNYCYQVCLTPESAKTDLMFLKPCSPARSTDADHNPCGAIITGYTDQQPDIISNGSILSNEIKHQRTELSFLVDRPRRVNSSAFQEADIVSSKDSGHGDSEQGDSDHDATNRAHNSGADLFSNCTEECKALGHSDRCWMPTFVPTDGRQGPDYRSNLHVPGMDSVPDTEVYEAPEQTGEKSFSTFGKEKTHPSNLEKKEYDALLPNTRAPYKPPYLRVRQEE